The nucleotide sequence TCATGCTGGCCAGTACTGCATTTCCTCGCCAGATATACCACACACGCGGATGATTAATTTCAGCATCAGGATCTCCGGCTGCATATTGAAGTTCTTTTGATTTTAATTTTTCAAGAACATACTTTTTAATATCGTCATCGTTTTTTGCGCCGTTGTTAACTGCTTCTTTGCATAACTCAAAAGTATTTTTATTAAACTGCGGATAAAAAGGCATCCATCCCATTCTGACTGATCTGAAAATCTGATCAGCGTGATGACCGCTTGTCCATTCGTTCTCCGGCAGTTTATTATATTTTGAAAAATATCCATCATAACGATATTGACACGTGTTGATATAATGCCAGATAGGTGCTTGTTGAAGTCTTACGGCTCCAACCCAATCTCTTGCGAAAGCAATAGTTCCCCACGAATCAACAGGAGCTAATTTTTCCTGACCAACATAATGATTGAGTCCACCGCCGTTTTTACCAACACAGCCCGTTAACATCAACGCCATAATTCCTGCACGATAAATCAGATTATTATGATACCAGTGGTTAACTCCTGCACCAATAATTATCATACATTTGCCTTGAGTTGCTTCTGCTGTTTTTGCCCATTCTCTTGCAAACTGAGTTACTGTATTTCTGTTTACACCGGTGAAAATTTCCTGCCACGCTGGAGTGTATGAAGAATCTGTGTCATTATAATCAGCAGGATAATCTCCTTTAAGATTTCTACTGACACCATATTGAGCCATTGTAAGATCATAAACTGTTGTAACCGGAATCTTCTTACCTTCAATTGTTTCTATATATTTAACAGGAACTCCTCTCATCCGCTTTTTATCTAATCCGAACTCAGTGAATTCAACCTGCAAAACTTCATCGTTATTATTTATTAATGAAAGAAGAGGGTTATAAGATGAGTTGTCCTCACCATCTTCAAATTTCATATTCCATTTGCCTTGCGTTTTATCCCATCGGTGACCCATACTTCCTTTTGGCATCACCAGCTTTCCGGAACTTTCATCAATATTTAAAAATTTCCAATCACCGTTTTCAGCATCTTTATATTTCGAAATTCTGTTAGCTCTTACTAATCTTCCTGCTTTATATATATTTCCTTCTTTTTCTATCTCAACTAAATAAGGAGAATCAGTGTATTTCTTTACATAGTTGATGAAGTACGGGGTTTGCTTTTCAACATGAAATTCTTTTAATATTACATGAGTAACAGCCATCCAGAAAGCGCCATCACTTCCTGCATGAAGTGGAACCCATTGATCAGCATATTTTGATACCTGACTGAAATCAGGTGAGAAGACAACTGCTTTTGTTCCGTTGTGACGAGACTCAGCGAAGAAGTGAGTGTCAGGTGTTCTGGTCATATTTAAGTTCGCACCCATCACAGCGATGAATTTAGAATTATACCAATCAGCACTCTCACAAACATCTGTCTGCTCACCCCAGACTTCGGGTGATGCATTTGGCAGATCACAATACCAATCATAAAAACTTAAATTAACTCCGCCGAATAGCTGAAGAAATCTTGCACCTGAAGCATAACTCAGCATTGACATTGCAGGAATTGGTGAGAATCCAATTACACGATCAGGACCATATTTTTTTGCTGTGTAGATATTTGCAGCAGCAATTATTTCTAATACTTCATCCCATGTAGCTCTTCGGAATCCACCTTTGCCCCTCGCTTTCTGATATTCTCTTCTTCTTTCTTTGTTGTTTTGAAGATTTTCCCATGCAAGTAAAGAATCACCAGTTTTATTTTTTTCTTCTCTGTAAAAATCCAGGAGAGTTCCGCGAACTAAGGGATATTTAATCCGAAGTGGACTATACAAATACCACGAAAAAGAAATTCCTCTCTGGCATCCGCGTGGCTCGTATGGTGGTAAACTTCCTTCAAGCAAAGGATAATCAAGCTGTTGAGTTTCCCATACGACTATTCCATCTTTAACGTGAATCTGCCAGGAACAACCGCCGGTGCAGTTAACACCGTGAGTGCTTCTTACAATACGATCGTGTTGAAAACGATTCCTGTAAAACTCTTCCCATTGTCTTGTTTGTGGTGATATTAAATCTTTAATCCAGCTCATAGAAAATTTCTCTTTGGTTTAATTAACTGTTAGATTGATTTCAATTGTCTTTTATAAATAGAATGATTTACACTGTTTCTTTTTCTTTTCCGCCATATTATGGTATAAAATGTAATCAGTACAACTACACCCAGAATCCCTGCATACAAAAATCTTTCCTGAGGAATTGCTGGTTCTTGAATTGATGAAACAAAGTCTGCATTTTTTAAAAATGCTGTAAGATAAAAAGCTTCATCATCAGTTACGGGATGATTTACAAATGCAGCGTTCATCACCGGGAAAGGTGAACTTAAAATGATTGAATGAACTCCCTGCGCTCCAAGTCTTGTAAAAGCTTGTGTTAAATCCAATGCAAGTAAACCTCCGCTCATCAGTTCATCATTGACTACGTTGTGGCAGGAGATACAAGCGGGACCGCCATTTGTTAATTTCTGTTCACCAGAAAATAATTTTCTTCCGATAGTAAATTCATTATCACGTGCCTGATCCAGAGTTAATCCGGAACTTAATACGATAGGTTTTGAAACATCTGCCAGTCCACCAACAGATTGCTGAGTGATATAACTCAAAACATCTTTAATTTCTGCATCAGAAAAATTCTGATCGGGCATAATTGTTTTATTAAATGCATTAAAAAGTGAGTCTGCATATTTATCACCGCTGTTAATCACGGTTTGGGAAGATTTTATAAATTTTAACAGCCAGCTTTCTGGTCTAAGATCTTGTATGTTTATTAAATCTGGTCCGACTAATCGTCCTTTGCCGATTGAGTGACATGCCTGGCAGGTGCTTTTGAAAATTGTTTCGCCGCGGTTTTGTGAGTTCGTAGTATTTGAGAATAAGATAAAACTCAACGCAACAATGATTACAAATAATGAGTTTTGTCCTGAGTTCTCCAGAGGAAATAGACGCATTTAATTACCTATTGTTAAGTAAAAAAAGGGATTTGTTAATTAAATCTATAATCAGATTATTTACTCTGATTAAACTAAAGAATTATTGTTTACTAGTCAAGAGTTAATTGCAAATGAGAACAAAAATTTTTTATAGATAATTCAGAAAAGTTCGGAACTTTGATGATTGAACATCAATGAAACGAGGTGATTAGAAACTGTTTTCTGCCTACCAAACTGAGTAATGGCTTTTCAGAAAAATGTGGTCAACAGTTTATTGCTGTTTACATGACTTTGATTGCTGGGCAGGATTTAAAAATTCAATCCGAAAAATATTTCTGTGCATTTTCAAAGTCAGTCTCGGTATCAATATCGAAATTAATTCCTTTGTCATTTACAGCACAATCAATTCCTTTGAACTCGTGTAATAGATGACTGAGTATAACATCCCCGGTTTCATTTATTATTCTTTGCTTTATTCTTTTTGTAATCAGAACAGGATGCCCTCTTTTTTTTATTCCCGATTCATTCCCGCTGAAGCTGGGATAAATTATATCCGGTTTTGTTTCGGTTGTTTCAAAACAATCAATCATCTTAATATAAGTTTCAGACTTTACAAAAGGAATATCAGATAAAGCAATAAATATATTATCAGCAGTAACGTTCTCAATTCCCTTTTTAACTGATGAAAACATCCCTGATAAATAATTTTTATTCTCAACACAAATTAAAGGGAAGTTATATTTATTTGAGAACTCATCGGTTAACCGCAGCAATTTTTCAAAATTATATCCACCGACAATAATCACTTCGTTGCATACTTCAGAAAGAGTTTTTAAACTGTAGAACAAAAGAGGTTTATTGTTGAGCAGAATTCCCGGCTTCCATTGCTTCATTCTCGATGAAGTACCTGCAGCTAATAATACAGACGAATAATTTTCTTTTTTATTCACCTTTGAATTCAACTTTTTTGCCGATTGAACTTAATCCCAGCAAAGCATCTGAAGTGGAAAAAATATTTTTCAACTCTTTTAATTCAGACTCGCAGCCTCGCGCTTCATCAATAAGTTTTTCTGCAATCTTCAGTGCAATTGGAGCTTTTCTCTTTATTGTCTTCACAAGTTTATCAGCTTCTTCTGCGGGCAAATTGCCATTAACAGATTTTTCGTCAAGAATATTCTGAACAGTATTGCTTTCAAAGAAATTAATTATGTTCTTCCAATTACTATTCTCTGTCGGATTACTTTTCTTTGGTGCCGGTAAAACTTTTTTACCTTCAAAAAGTTCAAACATTTCATCAACGGTAATTACACCGTCCACCAATCCGATTTCAACTGCTTCAGATGCATTTAACATTTTTCCCGTATAGATAAGATATTTTGCCAGTTCTTTGCCAATTTTCTTTGCAGCTCGCTGCGTACCGCCAAGACCCGGATAAATTCCAATTCCAGTTTCAGGAAAAGCCAGTGACGCATTTGGCAAAGCAAGAATAATATCAGCACACAATGCAAGTTCAAGTCCGCCACCTAATGTGAGCCCGTTCAATATTGCAACAACATTTTTAGGAGAACTATCAATCTGTTCAAATACTTTTTGACCAAATTTTGTGAACGATTCTATTTTGGGAATGTTATTGCTGGTAATGTTTTGAATGAAGAATTTGATATCTGCACCTGCAACAAAAGCTTTTCCCGTTCCGGTTATAAAAATTGTTTGAATGTTTTTATCTATATTGGCTTTTTCAAACCTATCAGCTAACTGCTTCATTACATCTTCATTCA is from Ignavibacteriota bacterium and encodes:
- a CDS encoding nitrate reductase subunit alpha codes for the protein MSWIKDLISPQTRQWEEFYRNRFQHDRIVRSTHGVNCTGGCSWQIHVKDGIVVWETQQLDYPLLEGSLPPYEPRGCQRGISFSWYLYSPLRIKYPLVRGTLLDFYREEKNKTGDSLLAWENLQNNKERRREYQKARGKGGFRRATWDEVLEIIAAANIYTAKKYGPDRVIGFSPIPAMSMLSYASGARFLQLFGGVNLSFYDWYCDLPNASPEVWGEQTDVCESADWYNSKFIAVMGANLNMTRTPDTHFFAESRHNGTKAVVFSPDFSQVSKYADQWVPLHAGSDGAFWMAVTHVILKEFHVEKQTPYFINYVKKYTDSPYLVEIEKEGNIYKAGRLVRANRISKYKDAENGDWKFLNIDESSGKLVMPKGSMGHRWDKTQGKWNMKFEDGEDNSSYNPLLSLINNNDEVLQVEFTEFGLDKKRMRGVPVKYIETIEGKKIPVTTVYDLTMAQYGVSRNLKGDYPADYNDTDSSYTPAWQEIFTGVNRNTVTQFAREWAKTAEATQGKCMIIIGAGVNHWYHNNLIYRAGIMALMLTGCVGKNGGGLNHYVGQEKLAPVDSWGTIAFARDWVGAVRLQQAPIWHYINTCQYRYDGYFSKYNKLPENEWTSGHHADQIFRSVRMGWMPFYPQFNKNTFELCKEAVNNGAKNDDDIKKYVLEKLKSKELQYAAGDPDAEINHPRVWYIWRGNAVLASMKGHEYLLKHYLGTHSNLIAVDMNDQKTEEVKWHDIAPEGKMDLVVDLNFRMDSSALYSDIVLPAASWYEKADLNSTDLHSFIHPLSAAIAPVWEAKSDWGIFKEIALSTSKLAEKHFSEPLKDIVASPLSHDSADEITQPSVKDWYKNECEAIPGKTMHKLAIVERDYTQLYKKYISLGENIKTNGLNAHGNGYKCEEEYDEMITSYHFQTEKFNGKSYPSIKEDVWASNAVLHLSTLTNGHLTVRAYQNAEKKTGLTLVDLGEGSKDVKINYADLQAQPRRYNNSPLWSGLMDNGRAYAPFTYNVERLVPWRTLTGRQHIYLDHEMYIAFGEHLPTYKPSPSPEVYGDLRETLKEGKAKIFNCLTPHGKWHIHSTYMENLRMLTLSRGCEPCWINEADAKELGINDNDWVEVYNDHGVYCTRAVVSTRIPKGVCIVYHVPERTVGIPKSQVRGNKRAGGHNSFTRVHLKPNLLAGGYGQFTYHFNYWGPTAPNRDTHVVIKKMDEVVF
- a CDS encoding c-type cytochrome; protein product: MRLFPLENSGQNSLFVIIVALSFILFSNTTNSQNRGETIFKSTCQACHSIGKGRLVGPDLINIQDLRPESWLLKFIKSSQTVINSGDKYADSLFNAFNKTIMPDQNFSDAEIKDVLSYITQQSVGGLADVSKPIVLSSGLTLDQARDNEFTIGRKLFSGEQKLTNGGPACISCHNVVNDELMSGGLLALDLTQAFTRLGAQGVHSIILSSPFPVMNAAFVNHPVTDDEAFYLTAFLKNADFVSSIQEPAIPQERFLYAGILGVVVLITFYTIIWRKRKRNSVNHSIYKRQLKSI
- a CDS encoding nucleotidyltransferase family protein, with the protein product MNKKENYSSVLLAAGTSSRMKQWKPGILLNNKPLLFYSLKTLSEVCNEVIIVGGYNFEKLLRLTDEFSNKYNFPLICVENKNYLSGMFSSVKKGIENVTADNIFIALSDIPFVKSETYIKMIDCFETTETKPDIIYPSFSGNESGIKKRGHPVLITKRIKQRIINETGDVILSHLLHEFKGIDCAVNDKGINFDIDTETDFENAQKYFSD